A window from Hypomesus transpacificus isolate Combined female chromosome 26, fHypTra1, whole genome shotgun sequence encodes these proteins:
- the LOC124487344 gene encoding phospholipase A2 inhibitor and Ly6/PLAUR domain-containing protein-like: protein MLSCSSKMKLILIISITWALLLTVESLHCYSCDPPCSSEVITTCPSQPDSVCLTHTLFVGKTITKGKYCTQSVECRTRLNVQLDYSLNFGIDPMSESVLCCDSDGCNKQTLPVPSQEPNGLQCDSCSNYSDTVCNTPANCVGLEDTCAVVNVSTGVVKGCISSNLCSVSLMATFLASATEDAISCSRGKNIAGNNTGVQNIILSTAGSVTTTHLFTKEVTTQAQTTDSKNTAPSTGPLSVVLMPVWLTMMVKFTY, encoded by the exons TGGAATCCTTGCACTGTTATTCATGTGATCCACCATGCTCAAGTGAAGTTATAACCACCTGCCCATCACAACCAGACTCAGTATGTCTGACACATACCCTGTTCG TTGGTAAAACAATTACAAAGGGAAAGTACTGCACACAATCGGTGGAGTGCAGAACACGTTTGAACGTTCAGCTGGATTATTCACTTAACTTCGGTATCGATCCGATGTCTGAATCTGTGCTCTGCTGTGACTCAGACGGCTGCAACAAACAGACTCTACCTG TCCCCAGTCAAGAGCCAAACGGCCTACAGTGTGATTCCTGCAGCAACTACTCAGACACTGTGTGTAACACCCCGGCAAACTGTGTCGGACTGGAGGATACTTGTGCTGTTGTCAACG TAAGCACGGGTGTCGTCAAGGGCTGTATATCCTCCAATTTGTGCAGTGTGTCTTTGATGGCCACTTTTTTGGCTTCTGCAACTGAAGATGCGATTTCTTGCAGTCGTGGGAAGAATATCGCAGGCAACAATACCGGTGTGCAGAATATCATACTCTCTACTGCTGGTTCTGTGACTACCACCCACCTCTTTACTAAAGAGGTGACTACCCAAGCCCAAACTACTGATTCGAAAAATACAGCCCCTTCTACTGGTCCACTGAGTGTGGTTCTCATGCCAGTGTGGCTTACTATGATGGTCAAATTTACCTACTAA